In Camelina sativa cultivar DH55 chromosome 17, Cs, whole genome shotgun sequence, the genomic stretch TCTATAAAACGCACCTTTTGGATAGTTCTTGAAATTGGTTTTGAGAATGTGCTCGATGTTTGCAGGATTCGCGGTCATGATTCCGTAAGACCCACCGAACCAAATTCCTCTGTAATGAAACGTCCCACCAGCTCTGACTACGCCTCTGGTGCACCAACCAAACAGATCGTATTTGTTTAAGGCTAACGGCGGTATGATTCCCAACACTGGCCACATCACTGGCCCACCTTTGCTCACTAACTTTTCACGCAAGTAACTAAGAAGAAAAAGCCCTACTAGGGCTAAAGCCACGTCCGGAAACCTCAAGTGGGTGTATACCCATTCCACCGCAGAAACCAGCATTTTCACCTCCATTACGTCAGAGACTTTTGGCCGATAgtgaagaaaaacacaaaagggTTTAAGCTTTTCGCTGAGTTGCAAAGCAGAATTAAGATGGCAAGGGTAATAAATAACCAACTTATGAGATATCAGTATATTATTAAATGATCACACCAACTTCATTAGACCCTAAAACTGTATTAATTAACTATTCGGCTAGTATAGTTATACTGAGGAAACATAACTATAATAGTGGGATTAGGCAGTTAGCTGTAGCGGTTTACGAATTATATAGCTTATACAAAAATGCTAAGGAAGTTATGTGTTTCACAGAAATGCACACTTTGGCTGATTATATAAACTATCCTACATGTATTACgcaatgttaaaaaaatgtttttgttgctGAAATTATCTCTACGccttaaatatatttcttcaacATGATGGTTTCGCATATGAATgggatatttatatttttgtcaagACATACTTATCTtagaattataaatttataatccaACTGCTAGGCTCTAACTCCCAACGACTTTAAGCGTTGGGTGAAAACTAGTCGTCAACtctcagcaaaaaaaaaattatcaataaatatttgtaaatatgtaattaattaactttgaCCAGAAACGGAGACAAAAAGATCTTCAAACTTCATAATCTTAATCATTAATTATGATCATTACGAAGGTACAGAAATAGAACATTAATTATGGTCCCCCTTCTTTACCTCTTATACATAGAGATTGCCTTTTTATGAAGTTGATGAGTTTTGCATCTAACACCATCAAATGCTATTGTTCTTGTAAGAACATACTGTATAAGTATAACTTTTGTTAACCGGGAAAAAGTGGAGATTATCTAATAGAGATTGAACTTATTCGAGTAGATGATTTCGTAGACGATTATATATGacatatattatagaatatttgaTAGTACGTGGTTACTGTTCTTTTCTACAAATCTAGTTTTTGTATTtcaattatgaaaatgaaaggTTCAATTTTTCTTAGAGAACTTTAGTTTCTCTTGAGCTTCCGCAAGTTCGAATAATTTCTTAGAAGTGTGAAGTGTCTGTTTTGCCTTAGTGTCTCCTCATTTTATACTGTATATCTTTGAAGACCCCGAACATGTTGATCTTGGATTGTGGGTTAGTTAGCCTAATTAATACTAGTACTGACAAAATTTTGGTTGAACTGGCAAAGTAACGACTGTGccaaagattaattaaaattctttgTAAGTAGAAATAAGGAATTTATGTCATATTGTCCATCAATCGCTTTCGTCTGTGATGCTGAGATATTAACTTCTTACcagttctctctttctctaacttTAATTATATAGCCCTCCACTGCACTTTATAGTATTGGTATCTTTCTTCTATTCTTCTCTATCCAATCGTTTTGATTAGTATTATTTTCAAAGAATCGATTTATATCCAAGTTTTGTAACCAAATCCAAAACGGTATTATTAGCTATGCCAAGTGGGCTTACTCAGGTGGACCAACCTATTTGTCACCATAATTTTGGCCATTGCTTTATTCCAACACAATTAACGAACAGCCAAATTctcttaaattttctttttttttccgatttttGAATCATCTATATGTGAAATTATAGCTAGCGTTCATACTTTTTAGTCGGTATGTCGTCATATTCttaaaatctatttttcattttttaaaacatttaatagaCTTCTACCttgtaaaattgaattatgtatacttttgggagaaaatgatatatattttcgtaattttttataaatctgcAATTATTGTTGTATATTCTTAAACTGCTATACTTTTCAGATAGTATGGAACAGTCCTGTAAATCGTTATTTAGTTAGCTACACTTTCACCggtttctaaattttatatggATGTAATATATACCATTAccattatatatagttttatcttTTGTCAAATGTATTATTTATGATAAATTGATTATTTCCACTTGCCGACAGTCAATGCtcatattaaaacttaaaagaacgAGTGCATGTAGTATACTAGTACGCAATTGTGCAAAAATGTAGTGTGAAAACGTAGAAAAAATCTTGAaacttataatttattattgattctttttttttttgttaaatactGTAGAGAGTACTACTAGAGTATTTATTAAACTTTGAGTCATGTGGTCGTGAATCGTGAGACAGTACAGACCATAAGTGAGTCCATAATGATATCGTGTTTCACTAACATATAATTGTTTTGTATGTATGCACGTAACGTATATGTTGTAGTCTATagtttaaaaccaaaaacaaatatcaatagCTGTTTAGATATACACTTTCTAtatttgtcatcttcttcttaaatTATCTGCGACAATAGAGATGCACACACATGAATCCATATTCAAACAGTTATATTCGAACTTAGCCGATTCTGAAGTATTTCGGTCTGAGGTCGTAATCGGAAACCCATCTTCTCCACTAAATATATAAGAAGCCAAAGTTTGGGCCACTCGATCTTGGATTTTAAGAGAATAATATTAAGATCGATGTAAGATTAATAtctgtgaatttttttaaaaaggagtTTATCATCATGAGAAACGACTTTGTTTCTAATAAGACGAGCTCAAGTTGGCAACTTGCATGTCTACTTTTCATTCTCACGGTCACGTACACGTACCAAGGTATGTGCCAACTTTGTCCACTTCACACAAGATATGTCTACTcattccttttctttgtaaaatgtGTGATGGACagtctatatatttgtcttcaCTGAAACATCACGAATagtaaaattaacaaaaaatagtaaaacCAATAAATACTATGATTATTATGCAAAATGtagataattaatatatatatatatatatatatgtaattgtttatatgtgaaattacaaaagcaaagtaaaagaatgcaatatatatataagtatattatatttctattaacagttgaaatatatatatatatatatatgtgctattataacataacaatacaataaaaataacattagttAAAACAATAAAGttaaaactatgaaaataagctttttaaaaaacttatagaaaaaaacaaatatgtaaattatattttttaataatcttttatagGTTAATGACTtataaataaagtatatatagatatagtcaTATAGATAATGCTCAATTTGCATTCTTTACCTTTTTATGTCTCTAAAACTGTTgctacatatttatatttatttttacctttttccttTCCCACATTTTAAATAGTTCGACCAATACTAAGTggtttgaaacttgaaagttaACTAattagcaagaaaaaaaaacttggttgGATACTTGGATGATAAAAAGTTTAGaactctttttaaaagtttttacattctaaaagatgttttgtgctataaaaatttataaaattataatttgcaaTGCTCAATCACCAACGATATAAAATTAGGAACATTTTCATCGCAAATTGATCTTTGAAATGATATATCGGCCTATaacaacaattttaatattgGAATGTCACTATTTTAATCCTAATATCACTAAAACTTGTAGTTAAGTTGAAAAATCTCAGTTTTGTATACCCAATTAGTTGCAAACCCGACGTCCTATTACTCGGACTCGAGTATTATTGATGGGTTGGCAACAAGTTATTATCTTTGTACTATGTCAGCAACATGTTAACGAATCAATACTGTACTTGTTTGACcgataataataatgaaaatgtaTGGTATCATGCAATTTCTGTAAAACTATTTACAAGTTGCCTTTAATGATCCCTCTTAATTTgtcctttttattattaagttgcatttatttatttgttggcTTTTCCAagtagtgtatttttttttttttaatctttcctgccattaaaaattgaaaattgaaaatttgtaCTTTCTTATTTTACGCCAAAATAAATCATTAtaactccaaaaaaaatatggatataTAACTCCACTTTTGTAGTGATAGGAAAGAGATATGTTTCACTGTCCAAAAATGTTGTTTTGCTTTGTGCATTCTCAACGAATAGATAACAATATGTAAATGATGGTGCATTCAACAATTTTAATCTTGCCCATTGCTATATACCGTCCCAACTCGACTGGAAGAGATCCCATTTTATTTAAGACTTTAAGTTGATAACATACATGCGGATTTAATTCCAATCAAATATTGCTAACAATATTAAAGCGTTATTATACAATATGATCTCTATCTTCTCCACTTCTAAGATCTAACCTCAACGCTAGAGATGAAAAACAACTAATAAAGTACACCTTTTGTCTTGATAAAATCTCACTCGGGTTTTTAACAAATACATCAAGTGTTATTTCTATATCATAAAACAAAGGACAGTTACGATATCTTATCAACAAACCCTCACGGGCCATTATTTGACTTCTCGTTTTGGCGTAACCCAATCAATATATTTATCTTGACAAATCTCACTTTGGTTCATTGGACTGATGCATGTGAATATTATAATGAGTCCAAACATAATTTAAACATGAATAATTTGTCTGACAACCAATCACAAACCTAGCTATAAAGAATCTAATACAGAACAAAAAAGTCGCAAATTTATGAAACATCACCCCATTAGATTTCCGCAGGTTTCATGGTGGCATAGACACATCTTCATTTCCACGCCTGAAGAACATGTGCAGGTGTGTCAAGTTGTCCAGTTTTTAATCTGTTAATCTAACCATTAATCATCCATTAATCATGCATGTTATTCTAATAACATCATTGATTACCTTGTATATATCTCCTTAAATGCCCACAAATATATAAAGCTCTTCTGGCACGTATTTCAATAATTacttactcatttttttttgcaaatgacTGTTAAAAAACGCCAAATTTGttgtttacaaaacaataattttcaaccaaaaaaaaacaaacaaatgtaattaatttattgaacaAGATTCGTGTAAAATGAATGATCCGGTTTGGTGACGGAGACCTTCCAACATTTAACCTCTCCGTCAAGACTTCCACTAACGATTGAAACGACACCGTCTGACTCCGTATCTTTAACCGCCGCCAACGACTTAACCGGTTTAGTATGACCATAAAGAACCTCCAAGCAACTGTAACTAGAATCAGATCCACGTCGCCAAATCCTAACCGTCCGATCTGCAGATCCACTCAGCAGCAAATCAGAGACGTTGAACAAGCTAAGTATTGCTTTATCATGTCCCCTCAAAGCACCTCTCACCGCCATGTAATCGCAAGTGTCCTCTCTCTCCCAAACCAAAATAGACCGGTCACACGAACCGGAAAACAAAACCGATCCATCGTCGTTTAACGCCAAAGCGTTAACCGCCGATTTATGCTTCTCCAAAGTCGCGACCAACGCATGACGTTTCGAACCGGTCGGTTTAGCCCAGACCCGGATACGTCTATCCGCGGAACCGGTGTAAACCGTGCCGTTAGCAGAGACGGCAACGGCATTAACGGCGTCATCGTGAGCTTTGATAGACTCTTTGCAACGAAGATCAGAAGctctccaaatcttcaaagtCTTATCCCAAGAAACAGAGTAAATGAACCCGTCGTTGACGGCGAGAGCAGTGACGGCGTCGGCATGTTCGATCCAGAGACGTTTTTTATGACGGCGTACTTGAACGTAGTTTTTAGGGAGAGCGAAGCGTCGCAAACGGTCGTTTAGAGTCGGAAGCGTTGTCAACTGTTTATAACCGCTTTTCGCCGTTAGTTTCCAGACTCCGATCTTACCGTCTTGATGCGCCGTGAAGATTTTTTCACCGGAGAAGCCGACGGATTTAACTGTTCCCGAGAAAGGATCCTGGCCGTTGAATGTGTCGAGATGAGCACACATGTCGCGATCGTAGATGCTTACTTCGTGTCCGGAGACGGCGAAGAGGTAACCACCGTTGACGGCGAGACATGTGACGGGGAGACTCCGCTCACGGAGTTTAAACGAAGAGGTGACGGAGTGAGAGACGGTGACGGTGGCGGAGGGGATTTTCTGAAGAGAAGGAACTGAAGGAAGTGTTTGGAGAGAGAGACTGCTGTGTAGGCTGCTTGAGCCGGTGGTGGCGTCgctgagtgatgatgatgacgtggcGCTTTCGCCGGAGTCTAAATGTTTCGGTGTTCGTTTTCTTTTGTCTGAATCGAACAGCTTTGAGATAACTCTCATGGTTTCTATCGatgtttggtaagaagaaggtttggtttgagtgaagaagaggagataGATTGTGTaaataggaaagaaaaaaaagcgcGTCGTGCAGAGAGAATACGCCACGTGGCAGGTAAGTACAGAGCGGCGCTTACTAATTTTCTGGGTGTTATTTAAACTTAAAAGACATTTGATTGTTGTACCATTTGGTTTTGTACTTATAGACGAGTGAGGGGTATTGTGGTAAAGTCGAGAGCTAATAGTCAAATAGCCAATTTGTGTGTGTCTTGtggtgagaaagaaagaaacaagaaactttGAAGACAATCAAAGTaaagaggaggagagattggGGTGTTTTGCGTTACAGCATTGATGAGGTTGGATGGTAGTGAATTGGCAGTATGGGTTAAGGAAAGAGTAGGACCCAAGTAATTATGAACcgattgtgttgtgttgtgtattATCAATTTGCTAAACATTATTTCGAAGATACTATTATTTATAGCACTTTTTCGGATGTTGAATAGTTGTGTGAGTTGTAATAAATGGGTGTGAGTGCATGAGTGGGAAACTTGGACGGAAATGATTATGAGATTGGTCACATCGTTGCTGGAAAGTGGCTAAATAAAGAGAGACACAATTGAAAATGGGGTCAACTGTCAGAAGAGAGACACAAACCGAtgaccaaaaagataaagaaaattagttttgtagggaaaaaaaattaagtaggAAAGGTCGGAGTCGGTCGTTATCTGGAGTGGACTGGGAAGAAGCAGCGATGAGACCGTAGTTGCCAGCCCAAAATAGTGGAAGGTTACATAATAGGAAGGCTCTTGcgtctttcttttttgtttcttctttgaacCTACATCGATTTTGTAATAAGGGGAAGGCGCTAACTTACACGAGCTATCGTTTTCATTGCGGTTTgatagaaagtagaaaccatCACGCCGTTACTTATCaacgttttttctttctttttgcaaaaTTCATGAGTACTCAGGGATTATTGT encodes the following:
- the LOC104757012 gene encoding vegetative incompatibility protein HET-E-1, coding for MRVISKLFDSDKRKRTPKHLDSGESATSSSSLSDATTGSSSLHSSLSLQTLPSVPSLQKIPSATVTVSHSVTSSFKLRERSLPVTCLAVNGGYLFAVSGHEVSIYDRDMCAHLDTFNGQDPFSGTVKSVGFSGEKIFTAHQDGKIGVWKLTAKSGYKQLTTLPTLNDRLRRFALPKNYVQVRRHKKRLWIEHADAVTALAVNDGFIYSVSWDKTLKIWRASDLRCKESIKAHDDAVNAVAVSANGTVYTGSADRRIRVWAKPTGSKRHALVATLEKHKSAVNALALNDDGSVLFSGSCDRSILVWEREDTCDYMAVRGALRGHDKAILSLFNVSDLLLSGSADRTVRIWRRGSDSSYSCLEVLYGHTKPVKSLAAVKDTESDGVVSIVSGSLDGEVKCWKVSVTKPDHSFYTNLVQ